GGTCGCTCTAAATATGGTGCGAAGAAACCTAAAGTTTAATATTAGCGATAATATTAACGTAGTGTGTATTCGTACGACCCATTAACTGTGCATGGGATTAGTGTTATCGGTTTGAGCATTTTATTTAACTAAACTGCTGCCTCAACACTCCCTCATGCAGTAAGGCTGACTGATAACTCTTCACTGCGCTCACAATATATTGCTGCCAGTATGAGATTATGAATGTCAGACTCTCCTGAAGACAAGGAAATTTATTATGCCAAGACGTCGCGTCGTAGCTACCCGTGAGATCCTACCGGATCCTAAGTTTGGTAGCCAAACCATCGCTAAATTCATCAACCACGTGATGAGCCATGGTAAAAAATCTACTGCTGAGCGTATCGTTTACGGTGCTCTTGAGACTGTAGCTCAAAAACGTAACATTGAAGATCCTGTATCTTTTTTCGAAGACGTTCTCGAAAATGTTCGCCCAATGGTAGAAGTAAAAGCTCGCCGCGTTGGTGGTGCTACCTATCAAGTACCAATGGAAGTACGCCCCTCCCGTCGTACTGCATTGGCTATGCGTTGGATAGCCGAAGCAGCTGCTAAGCGTTCTGAAAAATCAATGGCTCTACGTCTTGCAGGCGAATTGGGCGATGCATCAGAAGGCAAGGGTAATGCTATGAAAAAGCGTGACGAAGTTCACCGCATGGCAGATGCTAACAAAGCATTCTCACATTACCGCTTCTAAGTTCGCTTAAAGCTGTAAGTGCTGGTAAATCAGACGCAACCATTTGCGCTACTGATTTATCAGCGTATATGGTTATTCTATAACCTTATCGCTTATTTATTCTATTGATTGCCGCTATCACTTGTTCAGTTGTTACATAACTTATGCTACACAATTTAAGTTCTTGAACGGCTGCGATGGCGGATATCTGTTATGACAATTTTGTCCTAGATTCAATGCTTTTATATTCTTATCACTGACGCTGTCAAACCGTATTAGGTTTATCAAGTGGCCAGTAAAATAGCCAAGCTAGATTTTTTTGCTAAGAGTATAAAGTAGAGACATACAATACATTAATACATACATGACTTCCCCTAGGAAAACACTATGGCTCGTATAACTCCCCTAAAGCGCTATCGTAATATTGGTATCTCAGCGCACATTGATGCTGGTAAGACAACTACTACCGAGCGCGTTTTGTTCTATACCGGTGTCAGTCAC
The sequence above is a segment of the Psychrobacter sp. PL19 genome. Coding sequences within it:
- the rpsG gene encoding 30S ribosomal protein S7, whose protein sequence is MPRRRVVATREILPDPKFGSQTIAKFINHVMSHGKKSTAERIVYGALETVAQKRNIEDPVSFFEDVLENVRPMVEVKARRVGGATYQVPMEVRPSRRTALAMRWIAEAAAKRSEKSMALRLAGELGDASEGKGNAMKKRDEVHRMADANKAFSHYRF